A section of the Mesorhizobium loti genome encodes:
- a CDS encoding DUF1059 domain-containing protein, translating to MKQFHCGSLVPGCDWHTRADEEAEVMRRAVEHMRETHGETVIRETMIEAIRSRIEKVRDAA from the coding sequence ATGAAGCAATTCCACTGCGGGTCGCTCGTTCCCGGCTGTGACTGGCACACCCGTGCCGACGAGGAAGCCGAAGTGATGCGCCGTGCCGTCGAGCATATGCGCGAGACGCATGGTGAGACCGTCATCCGCGAAACGATGATCGAGGCGATCCGCTCGCGCATCGAAAAAGTCCGCGACGCAGCCTGA